The proteins below are encoded in one region of Planctopirus limnophila DSM 3776:
- the purD gene encoding phosphoribosylamine--glycine ligase — MRVLVVGQGGREHALVYQLKRSPSVTEVYCAPGNPGTGVDATNVFIQATDTAKLVEFAIKNKIDLTVVGPEIPLVNGIVDEFLKNDLKIFGPTKKAAELEGSKKFAKEIMKKAGVPTADFRVFSNAAEAISYIDERTDERCVVKADGLAAGKGVVVCQSKAEAREVIKKMLVQKQFGTASQQIVVEDCLIGEEASILALVDGSTIVPLESAQDHKAAHDGDTGPNTGGMGAYSPAPIVTSELTDIVVEKVLVPIVHEMKREGRPFRGCLYAGIMVTAQGPRVLEFNVRFGDPETQAVLMRLKSDLGQVLLACASGTLDQLEPLEWDPRPSVCVVMAAEGYPGDYSKGKPIRGLDEAGGLPDVKVFHAGTKITGEHVVTDGGRVLGVTAVGDDLPQAKLHAYQAVKCIRWDGAWCRKDISDKAIRKSVK, encoded by the coding sequence ATGCGAGTGCTGGTCGTCGGACAAGGTGGTCGTGAACATGCGCTGGTTTACCAACTCAAGCGTTCCCCCTCTGTCACCGAAGTTTACTGTGCCCCTGGAAACCCTGGAACTGGCGTTGATGCCACCAACGTCTTCATACAGGCCACAGATACCGCCAAGCTCGTCGAGTTCGCGATCAAGAACAAAATTGATCTCACGGTCGTCGGCCCCGAGATTCCACTGGTCAACGGAATCGTTGATGAGTTTCTCAAAAACGACCTGAAAATCTTCGGCCCCACGAAAAAAGCGGCCGAGCTGGAAGGCAGCAAAAAGTTCGCCAAGGAAATCATGAAAAAGGCGGGCGTCCCTACGGCCGACTTTCGTGTCTTTTCCAATGCCGCCGAAGCGATTTCTTATATTGATGAGCGAACCGACGAACGCTGCGTTGTCAAAGCCGATGGACTGGCTGCCGGCAAAGGTGTGGTGGTCTGCCAATCCAAAGCCGAAGCCCGCGAAGTGATTAAGAAAATGCTGGTGCAGAAGCAGTTTGGCACTGCCAGCCAGCAGATTGTGGTCGAAGATTGCCTCATTGGCGAAGAGGCCAGCATTCTGGCTCTGGTCGATGGTTCAACAATTGTTCCCCTCGAATCGGCTCAGGATCATAAAGCGGCTCACGATGGCGACACCGGCCCCAACACGGGCGGCATGGGGGCCTACAGCCCAGCTCCCATCGTGACTTCCGAACTGACAGATATCGTTGTCGAGAAGGTTCTCGTGCCGATTGTGCATGAGATGAAGCGGGAAGGGCGGCCATTCCGCGGCTGCCTCTATGCCGGCATTATGGTCACGGCCCAGGGCCCGCGGGTCCTGGAGTTCAATGTTCGTTTTGGCGACCCGGAAACTCAGGCTGTGCTCATGCGGCTCAAAAGCGATCTCGGACAGGTGCTGCTCGCGTGTGCCTCAGGAACGCTCGATCAACTCGAACCTCTGGAATGGGACCCGCGTCCATCGGTTTGCGTGGTGATGGCGGCTGAAGGCTATCCCGGTGATTACAGTAAAGGGAAGCCAATTCGTGGTCTCGATGAAGCGGGCGGACTTCCCGATGTCAAGGTTTTCCATGCAGGGACCAAAATCACTGGCGAGCATGTGGTCACCGATGGTGGGAGAGTACTCGGTGTCACAGCCGTTGGTGACGACTTACCACAAGCCAAACTGCACGCCTACCAGGCGGTGAAATGCATCCGCTGGGACGGCGCCTGGTGCCGCAAAGACATTTCGGACAAGGCGATTCGCAAGTCGGTTAAGTAG
- a CDS encoding HSP90 family protein, whose product MSSPANSRFQVDLRGMIELLSEHLYSSPSVFVRELLQNSVDAISARRLIDSTHTGSIEIELTGEGTNSPTIVITDTGIGLNLEEIEQFLATIGGSSKRATVDRPADFLGQFGIGLLACFLVTDEIVVITRSAKPASDQNQSTTGLEWRGKADGTYTVRQLSTEIMPGTQVFLKPKASAISFYRRDKLEGLLRNFGDFLYPPIHFLCGTTFQLINRDFPWNSSGEFHSRTDLLAFGKTLFDVEFIDAIPIRSESGKASGVAYLLPNEVSAGVRQQHRVYLKGMLVSDKIDNILPEWAFFARCVINAEELRPTASREMFYTNDIYDQTRNELGESIRQYLIRMKRLDPLRLQELVHIHSLAIRSLCTHDDECLNLFADLLPFETTLGVMTLGDFIKENQLVRYVPSIDQFRQLAPVTTAEGIHLLNAGHIYDEQILLRCAQLRSDIQIEAFDSGQLADRLESLTFKEREDSFELAKIADLVLREYQCESEIVKFHPMELPSLYIQGTNSELLRLVDQGSESQDPLFSSILGNFARSVESGYARLQLNYRNPLIQRIAKLSNRQGQTYCIEMLFVQALLMARVPLRQKETRLLNRSLLGMIEWSLDERKGDECESF is encoded by the coding sequence ATGTCATCTCCAGCAAATTCACGATTTCAGGTCGATCTGCGAGGTATGATCGAACTTTTATCAGAACACCTTTATAGCAGCCCATCTGTTTTTGTCAGAGAGTTATTACAAAACTCGGTCGATGCGATTTCCGCCCGACGGTTGATTGATTCGACACATACGGGGTCTATCGAGATCGAACTGACTGGCGAAGGCACAAACTCTCCGACGATTGTGATTACAGATACAGGCATAGGTCTGAATCTCGAAGAAATCGAGCAATTCCTGGCGACCATTGGAGGTTCCTCCAAACGTGCAACGGTTGATCGCCCGGCAGACTTTCTAGGCCAATTTGGTATTGGCTTGCTCGCCTGCTTCCTGGTCACCGATGAAATTGTGGTCATTACACGCTCTGCAAAACCTGCCTCGGATCAAAACCAATCTACAACGGGTCTGGAGTGGCGCGGCAAAGCGGATGGAACCTACACTGTCCGTCAACTCAGCACCGAGATCATGCCGGGTACACAAGTTTTTTTGAAACCCAAAGCGTCGGCCATCTCATTTTACAGACGTGACAAACTGGAAGGGCTGTTACGCAACTTTGGAGATTTCCTTTATCCACCGATCCATTTCCTTTGTGGTACGACTTTTCAGCTGATCAACCGAGATTTTCCCTGGAACTCTTCGGGAGAATTTCACTCCCGTACAGACCTGCTGGCCTTTGGAAAGACACTTTTTGATGTGGAATTCATTGATGCAATTCCCATCCGCTCCGAATCTGGCAAAGCCAGCGGTGTCGCTTACCTATTGCCCAACGAAGTCTCTGCAGGTGTGCGGCAACAACACCGTGTCTATCTCAAAGGAATGCTTGTCTCGGACAAGATCGATAATATCCTGCCGGAATGGGCGTTCTTCGCACGCTGCGTGATCAATGCCGAAGAATTAAGACCTACCGCCTCGCGGGAAATGTTTTATACCAACGATATCTACGATCAAACTCGCAATGAACTTGGGGAATCGATTCGCCAGTACCTGATCCGCATGAAACGATTAGATCCCTTGCGTCTTCAAGAACTCGTCCATATTCACAGTCTCGCGATTCGATCACTTTGCACCCACGACGATGAGTGCCTTAATCTGTTTGCCGATTTACTACCCTTTGAAACGACTCTTGGAGTCATGACATTGGGAGATTTTATTAAAGAGAATCAACTGGTACGTTACGTTCCGTCCATTGATCAGTTTCGCCAGTTAGCTCCTGTTACGACAGCCGAAGGCATTCATCTGTTGAATGCCGGCCATATTTATGATGAACAGATTCTGCTACGCTGTGCCCAGTTACGATCGGATATTCAGATCGAAGCCTTCGACTCCGGCCAGTTAGCTGACCGCCTGGAATCGTTGACTTTCAAGGAACGGGAAGATTCTTTCGAGTTAGCAAAGATTGCAGACCTCGTACTGAGGGAGTACCAATGTGAATCTGAAATCGTAAAATTCCATCCGATGGAGCTACCATCACTTTATATCCAGGGTACTAATTCTGAACTTCTGAGACTGGTAGACCAGGGAAGTGAATCTCAAGATCCTCTATTCAGCTCGATTCTTGGAAATTTCGCTCGATCCGTAGAATCTGGGTACGCCCGTCTGCAGCTAAATTATCGAAATCCATTAATTCAAAGAATTGCCAAACTCTCGAACCGACAAGGTCAAACCTATTGTATTGAAATGCTGTTCGTTCAAGCACTTCTGATGGCTCGTGTTCCTCTGCGCCAGAAAGAAACACGCCTGCTCAATCGAAGCCTGCTGGGAATGATCGAATGGTCACTTGATGAGCGGAAGGGAGACGAGTGTGAGTCATTCTGA
- a CDS encoding tetratricopeptide repeat protein, translated as MSHSETLQSRADTLQAFALNHGVSPEAYLAWKEVAQLREEIGDHDGLLYAKIRWGMTCSFSGHGAESLPLLAWCLSQCETDAKMMQRYRSHLLTFFRNVAGGVADYDTLSLHQIEQLIKRLQQHMTSGHSGQREIAFIRFTLASHTGHIKRAEEAYREFIDSPRDLYSRCQACETDGVIQYLLFKQNWEEAIAQAQPALKGLATCAEVPHRTIAYVLQPHALLGRYEEADALQKRGYRLIRNNPRFLRHQALHIAYLRHRGRFVAALNMIERHFRSADETLIPLSQLYFFVAMRKVLQEVAFQKSRVKLSLGVDLPGLQSDGYQEIAPLLGWLNSRIESRFTSFDRRNETSYISQLMPKDFIY; from the coding sequence GTGAGTCATTCTGAAACACTCCAAAGTCGAGCGGATACGCTGCAAGCGTTCGCCCTGAATCATGGTGTCAGCCCTGAAGCATATCTGGCCTGGAAAGAAGTCGCTCAATTACGCGAGGAGATCGGCGATCATGACGGGTTGTTATACGCTAAAATCCGCTGGGGAATGACATGTAGCTTTAGCGGGCATGGCGCGGAGTCATTGCCTCTACTTGCCTGGTGCCTGTCTCAGTGTGAAACCGACGCAAAAATGATGCAGCGATACCGCAGCCATCTCCTCACGTTTTTTCGCAATGTGGCTGGAGGTGTTGCGGATTACGATACTTTATCGCTCCACCAGATCGAACAACTGATCAAACGCCTGCAGCAGCATATGACGTCGGGTCATTCTGGACAACGGGAAATTGCGTTTATACGCTTTACACTTGCCAGTCACACGGGTCATATCAAACGAGCAGAAGAAGCCTATCGGGAATTCATTGATTCACCACGAGATTTGTATTCTCGCTGCCAGGCCTGCGAGACAGATGGAGTCATTCAGTATTTGCTTTTCAAACAAAACTGGGAAGAAGCAATCGCACAAGCTCAACCCGCACTCAAAGGTCTGGCCACGTGTGCAGAAGTCCCTCACAGAACAATTGCGTATGTCCTGCAACCTCACGCGCTTCTGGGCCGTTATGAAGAAGCCGACGCTTTGCAGAAGCGAGGCTACCGCTTAATCCGCAACAATCCAAGATTCTTAAGACATCAAGCACTGCATATTGCCTATCTTCGACATCGAGGGAGATTCGTTGCTGCACTCAATATGATCGAACGCCATTTCCGAAGTGCAGATGAGACACTCATCCCGCTCAGTCAGCTTTACTTCTTCGTCGCCATGCGAAAGGTACTACAAGAGGTCGCTTTTCAAAAATCACGCGTCAAACTTTCGCTTGGAGTTGATTTGCCTGGCCTGCAATCCGATGGATATCAGGAGATCGCCCCGCTTCTGGGTTGGCTCAATTCACGTATCGAATCAAGATTTACGTCTTTTGATCGTCGTAACGAAACGAGTTATATCTCCCAATTGATGCCCAAAGACTTTATCTACTGA